A stretch of DNA from Juglans microcarpa x Juglans regia isolate MS1-56 chromosome 5D, Jm3101_v1.0, whole genome shotgun sequence:
ATCACGAGGATGAGATTCTTCCACCCAAACTTCTATTTCATCTCCAATATGTAATCCCACAGACACCGATGCAGAAGCTTGAAATCCCACCTGCAAAATTTGAAGATTGGTTCAGCAATTTTAATCAACATAGTTGCAAGATGATCAAGGATATGCCAGTGATGGAAACTGCCCAATCTTTAGAAAGTCAAATCAAATAAACGAACTAAGAAGAAGGAATTTAGATGGGGAGGGAGAAACAACAAACAACTATAACCATGCTGCAGAGATGAAAGCCTTAAAAACCTCATGAATGCTGCAGTGCTGCAGTATATGAATGAACTACCCTGTAATTGTATAGTATGCTTATTCCAGTTCCTTCTCTTCCTGTTGGCAAATAGAGATGAAACGTGTATGTCCAATTTCTAGTACTTTTAAATCTACTACTACAGCCAAATGCAAGGCAAAGAACAATAGTTTGCAAAATTGTCTGGATCCGTGCAGATGGCTGGAGGTGTGCCCTAAATATAGAGAAGAAAAGTGGCACATACCAAAGATCATTCAATCAGGAACCATACCCCAAGAGAGGACATGTCAAATGGCATGGACCAAAATTGAGattcaagagagaaaaaagaacaaaaagagattATAGGGGAAAATAAGGTTATGATAGCATCTGGGCATTCGCAATCTAGATAATGGTTGCTATCTACAAACATCATATAACTGATGAGCAACCCCTAGGATCGGTTTGGCAGATAGGAAATAACACATGGATTGAGAGCATAAAAAATGAGCACAATCAGCTGGATCAGCCAAAAGATGTTTGCATGCTGACatgcaaagaaaaaaacttttgacGAAATCAGTAACAGGCAAGTCAACCTGAACCTGAATGAGTTAAAATGTCTCATCATTGATGCACAAAGAATATGATGTTCACATCATCACCAAAGATCTTTCTCAGTTTCAACTCATAAATCAGTCCAGCATGTCTTGggagggaagggaagggaaggaaagggggatcatattattcattttcACTGCCTTGAATAAAAAAGTCTAGTCCCATCAATGGCAACAGTGTTATCTACCCATACTCTTTACACTCCAATCACTCAACCAAATCGTGTTTTGGCACTACTTGACATAATCTATGAGAAAGATTGCTTCAGTACAGAACCACAGAAAAACAAAAGCCTACCTCAACTAACAATAGTGCTGCAATCCGATCTTTAATGAATCTAAGGATCAATGCACgatatcttctttcttttgcttGCCTCCTCAGGTATTCTAATATCCAATAACGAAGACTGCTGCCAAACAGCCTCTTGGCTAATCTAGTATGCATGTTTATAATTGATGCCATCCCTTCAAGCTGACCAgcagagaaaggaagagaatcACCTCTAAGATACGCTTTAACCTACATACAAAAAAGCAAAGATAAAAATGTTAATGAAAAGACTTCTTGTCAAGGTACATACATGGGACATTCATACGACACGACAGTAATGAAAAAATCAGACCTGATAATGAGCAAGAAGATCCATATATCTGCGAATAGGAGATGTAAACTGAACATAACCAGGAAGTCCCAAAATCCCATGGCGTATAGGCTTCCTGAAATCAATTTCAGCAGCACGCATTACTTTAACAATGGCAGAGCTCCTAATGGGTCCTTCTGGAAGATGTGCAAATGCAGATATATCGATGTTTGATTGGGGCTGTCCTCTGTAGGGTAAAGGAATGTTATTGCAAGAACCATAAGTGGCTATAACTTCCCCACAGAGTATCATCATCTCAGAGACCATTCGCATTGCAGGGTCAGCTTGGTTTTCAACATAAAGATTAATAATAGGCTCTGGATCCTCAGGGTTAGCCACCTTGATGCGTGCTTCTAATGAGCCTGTGTCAACTGCACCCTGAAAAATGCATAAAAAGTCAATGTCATAGAAGAACAAGGGGTCAATGGACAAATTACATCCCACCAAAGAAAAAACCTATCCAAAGTGCACGTAATGGCAGAGACAAAATCAATTGTTCGATCTCATTTATCTTAGAAACTCAATTTATTTGATCTCATTTATCTTGCTTTCAAGAACCCTTGGATGACAAAAAGATTCTTTTCGGAGTATAAGGTAGCTCTCTCAATAAAAACAATCCCATTtctataaatatcttttaactaaaagaaaataatttgcaGTAGACATTCATATCTTGATAGATAATGTTTGTGAGATTTTAAGCATACTCATTCTGGAATGTCTCTTATTGTTAATTCATCAAAACAATAGCAAAATCCAAACTATGTTATGCAAGCTTAAGCTATGCCAGATGTTAATTCAAAACTGTGAGatgcatttttgttttaacAAGGAGATTGTATAACATGATTTTCCTTCTTAAttcttttactttctgattattCACGAGCTTCTTTGGATCCAACAAGCAtttctattcattttctttcaaattcatTCCAAACACAGTAAGTCTCCTCAGGGTTCTTGGATATGAATATTTGGAAACACTAGCAGATTCCTTAGAACTTCAACTAACAGTGGTTGATTTTAGAGTTGAATTTTATAACCTGTTCTAGCCGCCACTGTAACCTCAGAGCTGCTGCCTCAGACAGAATTTTCAGTTCTACCTCCTCTTCCAAGTTCATATGAAGCAGTTCAGATGCACTCTCGTATGTCAGCATATAGGTGGGTTTGATAAATGAGTTGTCCACCGAGTATTCTGCAATGCTACAAAAAGCATGTAGGGTGTGAAGCAGATTTCATTTATAGGAAATCATATATAGAAGCATGCAACTTCCATCTGCATATCTGCAGTTCCACCATGATTAAAACACCTCAattgtaatgaaaaaatagagcATTAAATAATTGTGTTGACTAGACTAGATGCCctctaaatttgtttatatgGCCCTCAAATCAGGCCAACTGCCCAAAAACTCTAAGATCAAATTTGGACATGCAAGAAGTTTGTATCTATTGtgttccaaacaaaaaattttaaacaaaggTTCCAACTTCCATAATATCCTATGCAGAGGAATGAAAGAAGCTTTGAACATCGTGAGCGGTCAATAGATGAGCTTAGAACTTTCTTTTTGAATACTATACTCCATTGGTCAAtcgtaattaattttaatggcatgaacttTCATGAAAGGGCAGGCCCGTGAAGCTTGGGGAGACGTCTCTCAGACCCGTCCACTCTGAGTGGCGGGCTACGGAACCATCTCAGGCCCAAGAGTCATTTGTCTCGGGCTCAAGAAACTCAAAGCCCCCGGCAGTCCCGCCGGCCACCTCGCCTATGACACAAAAAGAACCGCCAGCCACCGACAATCCTACGAGACCAAGTAGGGTGCAGTTACAGCATTTGACTGGGATGAACAGAAGCATGGAGGTGATGGCATTAGCTGGATTGGTCCAAAATGAAGCCGCTGCCTGTTCTCAGGCCTCTGGGAACTTGTCGTTGATACAGAAGGGGCCACCGACCATTGGTGATCCTACGGTACGTAATTAGGAGCAGCTCTTGGCCTTGGAGGGGATGAAGCCACAATGAGGTGTTGGCCTCAACTGGGCTGCCTCGGTTTGAAGCTCTCGCTGGTTCTCTGCACATCAGTGGTCCCTCACAACCTTTGGAGGCTTCATCCAGGGCTCAAGGCACTCAATCAATGACCCGTGAAGCCCCTAATGTCAGGGGGTCACTCATGGGGGTAGCTGCTAAGACTCCCCAGGGTTTTGTGCACATTGGAAGAAGAGGATGAGACTATCTCAAATGATGAGGCGTTCTCGGATGACGGGTCATCAATCTCCGATTTACAATTAGTTTGCAAGGAGTCAAGACATGTTGCTTCCTTTAATGATCTGGGGGATCCCGGGGACGAGCCCAATCCTATTTGTTCTCTGCCTCCAACGCCTCTATGGGCTGGCCCACAATCTGATTGGGTTTTGCAGAAGGTAGAAGAAATTCGCCATTGCATAGGGATTTCTTGTGAGGGTTTTGAGGATCAGTTTCAAGCACTTCTTACAGCCATCGAAACAGGAAAGCCCCTCCTAGCCAGATCTGCctctaaaaaagaaagggagctTAAGAGACTTTCTTGCTCCATAAACTATGATGCAAGGGAAGGAAGTGCTAGTAGGGGGAGGCACAATGATAGGGCGAGTCTCGGTATCTCATGAAGCCCAAGATCCTTTCAAGGAATGTTCGGGGATTGAATGACCCAAACAAGCGCCTAGAGTGAAGAACTTAATACGGGAATGGGATGCAGATGTAATTTGTTGGCAGAAGACCAAGCTGAAGTTTATTGACAAGAACATAATAAGAAGTTTGTGGAATTGCTCTTATGCAGGATGGACCGCCTTTGCTTCCAAGGGCGGTTCAGGGGGCATTATAGTGATGTAGGACAAGCGAGTAGTTAATTTGGTGGAGTATATTGGCAAGTTTTCAGTAATTTGTTCTTTCCATAATGTGGAAGATAGTTTTGGGTGAGGGTTCTTAGGAGTATTCGGGCCTAATGATGACAATAATAGAAAGCTCATTTGGGATGAGATAGTTGATTTGTGCAGTTGGTGAGACGGCCCGTGGTGTATTGGAGAAGATTTCAACATCACTCAGTTTCCGAGTGAAAGGTCGGGGGACTCTAGCTCGGGTTCAGCCATGGCTGACTTCTTAGCTTTAATTTTCGAGATAGATTTGGTTGATCTACCTTTAGTTGGGGGTGATTTCACTTGATCTAACAGGAGGGTTTGGTCTAGGCTGGATAGATTCATTGTCTCTCCTTCTTGGGAGGCTCACTTTCCCAACCTATGCCAAAAACGACTCCCTAGGCTTTGCTCTGATCATTTTCCCCTCTTATTGGATTGTGGGGGTCTTCATGAGGGACgaagatattttaaattcaagaacACGTGGCTGAAGGTAGATGGGTTTACAGACAAGGTTAGATCGTGGTGGTCCTCGTATCAATACTCGGGCACTCCCAGTTTTGTTTTAGCCTAGAAACTTAAAGCCTTGAAAAAAGATCTGAGAAAATGGAATAAGTCTTTGGAAACATCTAAGACCAGCGGAACAATCTATTTCAGAAGCAATAGCGTTTGGATGAAAAAGAGGTGGATGGGGCCCTCTCGGATGACGACAAGGCAAGGAAAATGGTTGTAGTAGCTAAGCTGGAAAAAACCGCACTTATGGAAGAGATctcttggaggcaaaaatctcgAGCCCTTTTGGTTGAAGGAAAGGGACAAGAGCACAAAGTTTTTCTATAGAGTAGTTAACTCTCATAGAATAAACAACGCCATTGAGGTTCTTCATTCGGAAGGGAGGGTTCTTTCGTACAGAGTCTCTATCAAGGATCACATTGTTCGCTTTTATGATAAGCTTCTGAAGGAGCAACATCATTGGAGGCAAAAGGTAGACGGGCTAGTCTTTAACTTGATTGATCAACCAAGTGCGgcttggttggagagaccattCAAAGAGAATGAGGTGCTTAGCGTGCTAAAAGGGATGGACAAAGACAAAGCATCAGGACCAGATGGTTTCACAGTAGCTTTCTTCCAAGCTAGTTGGGACATTGTCAATGAGGACATCATGAAGGTTTTTCTTGAGTTTCACTCAttaatgaaatttgagaaaagccttaagGCCTCATTTATCGCCCTTATTCCAAAAAGGGTGAGGTCGGTGGAGGTGCAAGACTTTTGTCCCATAAGCCTGGTAAGTGGGGTTTACAAGATCATCCCAAAAGTTCTAGCCAAACGGTTGAGCGAAGTCATGGGTAAAATCATCTTGAAGTCACAAAACACCTTTGTAAAAGGAAGACAAATACTAGACTCGGTCCTCATTGCTAACAAATACTTGGAAAGTAGAATTAGAGTCGGCATCCCAGATATCTTatgtaaattggatatggagaaggcttttGATCATGTAAATTGGGATTTCTTGGTGTATATTCTTGGTAGGTATGGCTTTGGGGAAACATTGTGTCAGTGGATGAAACATTGGATCACAACAGTCAGATTCTCAATTTTGGTTAATGGCACCCCCAAAAGCTTCTTTAACAGCTCTCGgggcttgagacaaggggacccctTATCCCCTCTTCTATTCATTTTAGCAATGGATGTACTAAGTAGAATGTTGAAGGGGATGGCGGATAAGGGTTTCACCTCGAGATTCTCGGTGGGTGGTTCCTTGCATGGTAGTCTATCAATCTCTCACCTACTTTTCACGGATGACACGCTGATTTTTTTGTGACCCGGACCACAATAAGATTTGTTCCTTGAGAGCCCTCTTCTATTCATTTTAGCAATGGATGTACTAAGTAGAATGTTGAAGGGGATGGCGGATAAGGGTTTCACCTCGAGATTCTCGGTGGGTGGTTCCTTGCATGGTAGTCTATCAATCTCTCACCTACTTTTCACCGATGACACGCTGATTTTTTTGTGACCCGGACCACAATAAGATTTGTTCCTTGAGAGCCCTCCTGCTTTGCTTCGAAGTTGTCTTTAGTCTTAAGGTGAATTTATCAAAATCTGAAATGGTTCCAGTTGGCTTGGTTAATAATTTAAGCGAATGGCTGCCATCTTGGACTACAAGGTGTCATCCTTGCCCATGAAGTATCTTGGACTAACTTTGGGGGCCCCCACAAATCCAAGGCAATGTGGAACGGGATTGTTGAGAAGATCGAATGTAAATTGGCTGGTTGGAAgagaatttacttttttaaaggcGGTAGAATCACACTAATCAAGAGCACATTATCCAATCTCCCAACatactttctatctttatttcctttgcctgcaggggtggcgaATAGACTAGAGAAGATTTTTCGTGATTTCTTGTGGGTAGGTttaaagaaagtgaaaaaaaaaatccatttgatTAAGTGGGATAAAGTTTGTGCACATTTGACTTGTGGCAGATTGGGAGTTAGAAAATTGAGAACCTTCAATAAGGCCCCTCTAGGAAAATAGTTATGGCGGTATCATCAAGAAGAGGATGCTCTTTGGAGGAATACGATTGAAGTTAAGTATGGGAGCATTTCGGGTGGctggtgctctaatgaagtaAGTGGGGCTTAGAGTATGGGAGTTTGGAAATTTATTCGTAATGGTTGGGAAGATTTGCAAATTGCAGATTTGAGGTGGGTAGGGGTACGCATATCAAATTTTCGCAcgatatttggtgtggtgatGATGCTTTGAAGAACGCCTTCCCCTATCTTTATAGGATCgcggctgtttggaagatggtgcctctaTGCTTAATGTGGTGCACCTGGAACAAGAGAAATGGTCGTTGTTTCGAGGATAGTGAGCGCTCACCGGAAGGGTTTAgggactttttctttcatacattgttgctttgggcatcatctattgtattgaatggaacgagttttaatgacttttacGATGTCTTTCATAgcgcttagcttgtaattaggcttttttcttgtttacttCCTGTGTACCTAGGTCTTGCCTAATTACgtggattaataaaatttctttttacttataaaaaaaatgaatttcttgtatcccTAGATTATCATGCATaggtgatgctcttgtatatacCCCATggacttgggctcttgcctattcttattctCAATAAAAATATCCAATGCTACAATTTTCTAGtctgtgaaaacaaaaaactttagGTTCAATCCACATACGGATATAGCACTTTAATGCAGCAactaaacttgaaaaaaaaaaaaaaaaaaggcccatAAACTAATAGTTGAcctaaactttaaaaaaaaaagcccacaAACTAATAGTTTACCTGCCATCAGAACGCAGCACAACAGATACGGAGACCGCATTGCAGATTTCTCCCTGTTTCAAGCTCATTCCCTCCATAGCAAGTTTTTCTGGAAACATGGGATATGTGGCAGTTGGCAAGAATATAGAAGTTCCTCTTCTCATTGCTTCCCTACTCAGATTGAACTACTATATCAAACACAACTATAGCACAGGAATTAATTCTATATCTTAAAATATCTCGAAAGCTACCGGTCTACTAAGCTCCCAGGTTGCACAAATCTAGATGAATCTGCAACATGTATCCAAACTTTAAGCCGGCCATCTTGCAACCTTGCTGCACTCAGGGCATCATCAAGCTACATAATTGCTTAGTTAGACCACTATTTTTTACAGTAACTTCATGGAGTAGAAAGTATGAATTACCTCATCAGCCTCATCAACATCGATGGCATAAACCTTCAAGTGAGTGAGATCTTTTCTATCAATCTAGACACAAAAGATCAATAAGCATATAGCACGAAGAGATCTTGAAATTCTAATAATAGAACCCATGTATTTCCCAATCCCTGAACTTTTTCCCACATGATTTAGTTAGGGAAATATCAAATTGGAAATAGGATCTCAAACTCAAAATGAATGTACTAGGGTCATTCTTAAAAACTGGATACTCCCTCCAGCCAAAGATAAACGAAGTTCACAAGTTACACATTTTAAtgaaccaaaataaatataaatcttTGAAAACTACCCTTAGGTGTGGAGGCGTGTTATGGTCATAGAATGGGTGTTGGATTTACAAGAGAGATCCGTGGATGATCTTTTACTCTCTGCTAGTGCTATGAGGTGGCAAGCACATTATGGCAAGCTGTTTTTAGTCTTTTGGGGCTAATATGGGTGATGCCTACAAGGGTGgtagatatattattattattcatattattatttttttcgcATGCTAAAAAGGCGGTTTGATGGTTATCATGGTGAAAACTTGTGGAACATGatcttgatttatttgatttgggACATGGAGGGAAGAAATGAAAGTTTTGAAGACAACAAAAGCACCCAACAGATCTCAAGGCTTTCATTTTCAATCCACATTCCATTGGATGACTGCCGACCTATGTCTCTCTAGCTTTAGCTTCCAAGACTGTCTtgatctcttttctttctctaattaATTGTATATTGTTGAGTATTATGGAGTCTGGTTCACACCGCTCGAGCGGAATCTTTAGCCACTCGAGCGGagacaagtcagagagttcgctcaaggCAGCTCGACAACGAGCTCGAGcaaaaggcaagtcagagagttcgctcgacaccactcgacataccgctcgagcggaggcaagtcagagagttcgctcgaagAGCCGCTTGACACATGGCTCAAGCAAATGCAGGAACAAGCTCGCTCGATGCGGGCTCGACACACCGCTTGAGCGAGCATTGCTAAATTTCGGGATTTTTAGGGTTTTCGCTGCcgctctctatatatatgtcattttttacatatggttgtgtgtgtgtgtatagaaGTCGTCCAGACTTGTATTTTGTGTttcctcaagtaataaaaatcttttgcagctcccgtggacgtaggcaatttgccgaaccacataaatttttGTGTCGCGTGATTGTTTGATTGttcttttcacatttattttcacttattgtcatcgtttttcacaacatatATGATTTAGTTCAATAATgcatttgtttcttttctcttgatcattaataaaactatattatttaataaaaaaggtGGATTAGTATTTGAATAAATACGGTTTCAAAACTTTCTAATGCATAAAAATGATGAGGGAGAGACCCTAGGTACAGGTGTACGCATAACTATAGTAGCCTCCTATACCCATTGGGTCGTGGGGAGCCATAGGTGCTATCTTAAAAGGACTTGAGCCATAACCCCACCAAGGGCAAAATAGTACTAAGCCGGTAGGCAAGGAATGAGCACAACTCTTATCTCCTTAACATCTTGTCTGTCAAGACTCAAACCCATGACCTCTTATCTACCAAGCTATTTGAGAGTAAGTCACTTACCACTAGGCCAAAACCCCTGGTGGTAAGATGGATTCAAAATTAATGGTAATATGAGAACTTTAACTGGATAAATCCTTCCAGTTTTGGAAACTTGAATATATTTTAGGACAGCCCAAAAAGAAAAGCAGGCTATATATAAAGGAACAAAGGGAGTATTTACGATATAAATCTTTGCATAAATTTTTCCAACCAGGAAGCATGCTTACTTCATCTGGATCAGATGACTCCACCAGAAGGCTTTCTGCTGCTgatattatctcatctgaatGATCAGTACGAATGTTGAACTTTAAGAGTTCAAGATTGACATGTACAGGGAAATAACCAATATCTATTAGGAGATTTACAGCCGATGATGCTGTTTTTGTCAATCCCATTGCCTTAAGTATCTGAGAAAAAGAATGAcatgttaagtaaagaataACAAATTGGTATATAGTGGATATAAAGGAATAACGTCATTGACAATTGTGATCAGCTATCTACTCTAGAACAGAATCCTAATATCACTGCTTCAAACTAAAAATGCATAACTCATTGT
This window harbors:
- the LOC121264673 gene encoding ribonuclease II, chloroplastic/mitochondrial isoform X1 — encoded protein: MMGVRAVNSCSIFRSASSPPISAVRCPFFTFRSSSLSRHPKLGFLFPVLRPEKKFFGHGSVWSCSVHSLVDIVMEELEFMRKRKRVCAASKVGLTSSGKLLEDKLVNRAMEKGLLLEFKKDSDRVLLAVAQRPDGKKNWMVYDQNGATSSIKPQQITYIVPGIENFDHAGLSNFIRKAQDNLDPALLEFAWVELLEKNKSVTTEELAEMIFGSAEPLESYCAHLLLSKDELYFSVLETKGSRSLYGPRPTVQVEELLQRKLAREAAEKELQEIVQLLKAAKAMPLEAKPPKSSWIVEDKIRHIIESLESYAIDACKNDEQKKTAGMILKAMGLTKTASSAVNLLIDIGYFPVHVNLELLKFNIRTDHSDEIISAAESLLVESSDPDEIDRKDLTHLKVYAIDVDEADELDDALSAARLQDGRLKVWIHVADSSRFVQPGSLVDREAMRRGTSIFLPTATYPMFPEKLAMEGMSLKQGEICNAVSVSVVLRSDGSIAEYSVDNSFIKPTYMLTYESASELLHMNLEEEVELKILSEAAALRLQWRLEQGAVDTGSLEARIKVANPEDPEPIINLYVENQADPAMRMVSEMMILCGEVIATYGSCNNIPLPYRGQPQSNIDISAFAHLPEGPIRSSAIVKVMRAAEIDFRKPIRHGILGLPGYVQFTSPIRRYMDLLAHYQVKAYLRGDSLPFSAGQLEGMASIINMHTRLAKRLFGSSLRYWILEYLRRQAKERRYRALILRFIKDRIAALLLVEVGFQASASVSVGLHIGDEIEVWVEESHPRDDYLALKEVI
- the LOC121264673 gene encoding ribonuclease II, chloroplastic/mitochondrial isoform X2, whose protein sequence is MMGVRAVNSCSIFRSASSPPISAVRCPFFTFRSSSLSRHPKLGFLFPVLRPEKKFFGHGSVWSCSVHSLVDIVMEELEFMRKRKRVCAASKVGLTSSGKLLEDKLVNRAMEKGLLLEFKKDSDRVLLAVAQRPDGKKNWMVYDQNGATSSIKPQQITYIVPGIENFDHAGLSNFIRKAQDNLDPALLEFAWVELLEKNKSVTTEELAEMIFGSAEPLESYCAHLLLSKDELYFSVLETKGSRSLYGPRPTVQVEELLQRKLAREAAEKELQEIVQLLKAAKAMPLEAKPPKSSWIVEDKIRHIIESLESYAIDACKNDEQKKTAGMILKAMGLTKTASSAVNLLIDIGYFPVHVNLELLKFNIRTDHSDEIISAAESLLVESSDPDELDDALSAARLQDGRLKVWIHVADSSRFVQPGSLVDREAMRRGTSIFLPTATYPMFPEKLAMEGMSLKQGEICNAVSVSVVLRSDGSIAEYSVDNSFIKPTYMLTYESASELLHMNLEEEVELKILSEAAALRLQWRLEQGAVDTGSLEARIKVANPEDPEPIINLYVENQADPAMRMVSEMMILCGEVIATYGSCNNIPLPYRGQPQSNIDISAFAHLPEGPIRSSAIVKVMRAAEIDFRKPIRHGILGLPGYVQFTSPIRRYMDLLAHYQVKAYLRGDSLPFSAGQLEGMASIINMHTRLAKRLFGSSLRYWILEYLRRQAKERRYRALILRFIKDRIAALLLVEVGFQASASVSVGLHIGDEIEVWVEESHPRDDYLALKEVI